A single Zootoca vivipara chromosome 1, rZooViv1.1, whole genome shotgun sequence DNA region contains:
- the ATG14 gene encoding beclin 1-associated autophagy-related key regulator, whose protein sequence is MASPRGGGWTGPAQRPRRQQQRPPPPPSGVVAPAAAAAAGAEGAEPEAESRAEGLYVAVERCPLCNTTRRRLTCAKCVRGGDFVFFDGRDSERFSEKKERLKHLRNKQHEFQSQLLKAMEGKWITDQLRWKIMSCKMRVEQLKQTICKENEEIARNSEWLLRIKDENQKLYRRAQRHQEKKEKIQRHNRKLGELVEKRNYDLRSQHEHLAGLRRSHVLELTSVIFPIEEVKIGMRDPADMSSESDNAMTSSTVSKLAEARRTTYLSGRWVCDDHNGDTSIGIAGPWITLPNNGDYSAYYNWVEEKKTTQGPDMEHNNPAYTISAALCYATQLVNILSHILDVNLPKKLYNSEFCGENLSRRKFTWAVKKLNANILYLCFSQHVNLDLLHPLHTLRNLMYLVSPETEHLGRSGPFEISADLEDSMEFVDPSGAGETDESGDEHVSDEETDLGTDWENLPSPRFCDIPSQTVEMLQSQSTLASREPIASSSAGGMISSAAASVTSWFKAYTGHR, encoded by the exons ATGGCGTCTCCCAGGGGCGGCGGCTGGACGGGCCCAGCGCAGCGCCCGCGGCGGCAACAGcagcggccgccgccgccaccctccGGGGTTGTGGcccccgccgccgctgctgccgccggtGCCGAGGGAGCGGAGCCCGAGGCGGAATCCCGGGCCGAGGGCCTGTACGTGGCCGTGGAGCGCTGCCCCCTCTGCAACACCACGCGGCGGCGCCTCACCTGCGCCAAGTGCGTCCGCGGGGGGGACTTCGTCTTCTTCGACGGCCGGGACTCGGAGCG GTTTTCTGAAAAGAAGGAGAGATTGAAGCACCTTAGGAACAAGCAGCACGAATTTCAGTCCCA GTTGTTAAAAGCTATGGAGGGGAAATGGATAACTGACCAGCTG AGGTGGAAAATAATGTCCTGCAAAATGAGGGTTGAGCAGCTGAAGCAAACGATCTGCAAGGAGAACGAAGAAATAGCACGAA ATTCCGAGTGGCTTCTCCGAATTAAGGACGAGAACCAGAAGCTTTACCGCAGGGCCCAGCGGCatcaggagaagaaggagaagatccAGAGGCACAACCGCAAGCTGGGGGAGCTGGTGGAGAAAAGGAACTATGACCTGAGAAGCCAGCACGAGCACCTGGCAGGCCTCCGGCGCTCGCATGTCCTGGAACTCACCTCCGTCATCTTCCCTATCGAGGAGGTGAAGATTGGCATGAG GGACCCCGCAGACATGTCGTCCGAGAGCGACAACGCCATGACTTCTAGCACTGTGAGCAAGCTTGCGGAAGCCAGGAGGACCACCTACCTGTCCGGGCGATGGGTGTGCGATGACCACAATGGAGACACCAGCATAGGCATCGCGGGGCCTTGGATCACCCTTCCCAACAACGGAGATTATTCTGCTTACTACAACTGGGTGGAAGAGAAGAAGACCACTCAAGGGccag ACATGGAACATAACAACCCCGCTTACACCATCAGTGCTGCCCTGTGCTATGCAACTCAGCTGGTCAACATTTTGTCGCATATACTTGACGTAAACCTTCCCAAGAAGCTGTACAACAG TGAGTTCTGCGGGGAAAACCTCAGCAGGAGGAAGTTCACGTGGGCAGTGAAAAAGCTGAACGCCAATATCCTTTACCTTTGCTTTTCTCAG cACGTAAACTTAGACCTCCTGCATCCTCTGCATACACTCAGGAACCTGATGTACCTGGTCAGCCCCGAGACGGAGCATTTGGGAAG GTCCGGGCCGTTCGAGATCAGCGCCGACCTGGAGGACTCGATGGAGTTCGTGGACCCCAGCGGCGCCGGCGAAACGGACGAGAGCGGCGACGAACATGTCAGCGACGAAGAGACGGACCTTGGGACGGACTGGGAGAACCTGCCCAGCCCCCGGTTCTGCGACATCCCCTCGCAGACGGTGGAGATGCTGCAGAGCCAGAGCACGCTGGCCTCGCGGGAGCCCATCGCCAGTAGCAGCGCCGGAGGCATGATCTCCTCGGCCGCGGCCTCCGTTACCTCCTGGTTCAAAGCATACACTGGACATCGCTAG